The Montipora capricornis isolate CH-2021 chromosome 1, ASM3666992v2, whole genome shotgun sequence genome contains a region encoding:
- the LOC138014918 gene encoding craniofacial development protein 2-like has translation MDNYNIEVLCVSEARWINSGRRWLSTGHTPYSSPAEQITTDHSNGVAIIVNRVVEKAILEWKPINDRLLKVRFNSKFVKMTVIVCYATTEDAEEEEIKVTGDLNARVGTDNTDKERTMGTHDYGYINNNGERRVKPAV, from the coding sequence ATGGACAATTACAACATCGAGGTTCTCTGTGTGAGTGAGGCAAGATGGATAAACTCGGGAAGGAGGTGGCTTTCTACAGGTCACACACCATACTCTTCTCCAGCTGAACAGATAACCACTGATCACAGCAATGGAGTTGCCATCATTGTCAACAGGGTGGTAGAGAAAGCAATTTTGGAGTGGAAGCCGATCAATGATAGGCTCCTCAAGGTAAGATTCAACTCCAAGTTCGTTAAAATGACTGTGATTGTCTGTTATGCAACAACAGAGGATGCAGAGGAGGAGGAGATAAAAGTGACTGGCGATCTTAATGCTAGAGTTGGAACGGATAACACTGATAAAGAAAGAACGATGGGTACGCATGATTATGGATATATCAACAATAATGGCGAAAGACGTGTTAAGCCGGCTGTGTGA